The sequence ggaaaattggggtaaaacgatgtagcacgaagcatgcgatcatgaacactatctgtaaattattatttgaggttatatgcgaaacatagaactgtcttgtttaaccaaaattggtcgaaacaccgatcagtagaacagggggtaaaacagaatacagttgtttgcggtcaatcttattaaaaacaaaccATTTATCTcacttatgagcatgtcaggaataccttccgattggtggaattgaattttttactgagtttcacagttggttttcaaagtaaagtcagaaaaaagaggaatctGAGAAAAaaggcatgatagtgaattttgcggatcttctaactattaCCATAAATCGATTCAACagaaaaattttgcataagaaatattaattttgaaaatatttgctcaagtttttataaaattattgaacaaagtcgcgtttttgatcgttttgtccccactgtgcattgggtggattaaaaaagaggTTTGTTATCATGTGAACGGACTCTACAATTAGAGAAAATGCGCTTCAAAAGAAAGACAGAGCGAGGTGTACCTCCGAATgaatttgaagttcgattttgaAACTTTGTAATAAAAAATCGTTTGCTGAAACCGTTTCATAGATAGCTCCTCTTTACAGattcaatttacataaaaagcGAGCAGATAGGACAGATAATTCAGATATTGTGCTGGATGAAATGAATGCGGCAATACACCAAGTGTGCAtggtaaaatttattttacttcaACTTTTTCTATACGGAGCTTTGGGCCTTATAGTACATTTTGCATCctttgaaaaataatatttcaaatcaaattcgATACGGATAGTTAGTGCTTCTCATGCATATCATAAGAAACAGAAGCCGAATAAATTCGATGTTGATTTGATACTTTCTAGAACATTCATTATTAGAGTCAATTGCATTTGTGTTTTACAAAGTTTAGCTGGCAATAAACCTTGAGAGCAATGCTTATTGaaagtaataataatattacttTTTATTGTTATCTTCCAGTTCATCTACCACGCCTAACGGGACCGACAGTGAGCAGGAGCTTTCCGATCGgaattaaatttcaattcactGGAGGAGACAAAAGACAGAAAAATTGCTCTTACACAAACAATGCCCGGAACCTGCCACAGGCTCCGCATCCCTTCGCTGGCGAGCAGCAAGTCGGCCAAAGGGACCAACGAGTGCGAACCGGTGACTCCGAAGAAGGAATGTCACCGGGTGACGATGCTGGGAGCGGCCCGGGTGGGAAAATCGTCTATCATTTCGCAGTTTCTGTACGAAAAGTATCTCTCGCGGTACAAGCAAACGATAGAAGAAATGCACCGAGGAGAGTACGAACTGCCGGACGGGTCCTGTCTGACATTAGACATACTGGATACTTCCGGATCGTACCAATTTCCGGCCATGAGAGCTCTTTCTATCAACACAAGTAATGCGTTCATCCTGGTCTACGCGGTTGACGACGAGGAAACATGGCACGAAGTGGAACGATTGAGAGAACAGGTAACTGAAAAGATATGCTATTCAATGTATAGTTTTCCCTTTCAATTTGTTACTTTGACTTGTCAGATTGTCGAGGCACGAGGTCTGTTCGTCCCCATCGTGGTGGTTGGCAACAAGTGCGACGTCCTGGAAGAAGAAcgtcaaatttctcagagatcagCTCAAGCTAAGGCTACACTGGAATGGGGCTGTGGCTATGCAGAATGTTCAGCCAAGAACAACGATGGAATACTGACTGTTTTCAAACAACTTCTGCGCCAGGCGAACATCGAATATAATTTAAGTCCAGCTGTACGAAGGAGAAGAAAATCGCTGCCAAGCTACGGTGTTGGTAGTCCGAGTTTCAAAGGAGTTAACTCGGCAAAGTACTA comes from Malaya genurostris strain Urasoe2022 chromosome 3, Malgen_1.1, whole genome shotgun sequence and encodes:
- the LOC131438005 gene encoding ras-related protein Rap-2a-like — its product is MPGTCHRLRIPSLASSKSAKGTNECEPVTPKKECHRVTMLGAARVGKSSIISQFLYEKYLSRYKQTIEEMHRGEYELPDGSCLTLDILDTSGSYQFPAMRALSINTSNAFILVYAVDDEETWHEVERLREQIVEARGLFVPIVVVGNKCDVLEEERQISQRSAQAKATLEWGCGYAECSAKNNDGILTVFKQLLRQANIEYNLSPAVRRRRKSLPSYGVGSPSFKGVNSAKYYLKRHSCSVQ